In Erigeron canadensis isolate Cc75 chromosome 8, C_canadensis_v1, whole genome shotgun sequence, the DNA window TTGTGCACTCCCTGCGGGATTGTTGctatccatatttttttttactgttgGTGTAACTGATGTTttccatttctttctttttcaggCAACCGAAGAGCTATTATGGGAATTATTTGTTCAAGCTGGTCCAGTTGGTAGGTTTCTTTGATTTATATGAAAATCATTTTGAGCAAGGCATATGAACTGGAATCAGTATTACACAAATGTATCTATGCAAAATAGAATCAGTATGCTTGATTCCAGTTACTACAATTGCGTAGCAAGTGATTTGAACTAAGCATACTGATAGGGAATTTGTTGCTACATGTCTATGAAACTTTTCCGTCAATCTCTAGCCTCAATTTCTATtacctttatttttatcttGTGTTACTAAATTCACACTGAATAACATTATATTCTCTTCAACCATACCATAAACaacattttatatgtataaataactGTACTGACTTTTCCTATCTGTTTTATAGTTAATGTGTATGTTCCAAAAGATAGAGTCACTAATCTTCACCAAGGCTATGGCTTTGTTGAATTTCGAAGTGAAGAAGATGCAGACTATGTAAGTATTACTTGCTCTTGGAACCTACATCTAACGTATTTAAAAGGTGCAGTAATTATTTATTGTGAAAATGTGCAGTAATTATTTATTGTGAAAATGTGCATGTTGTCGCGTTGAAGTTAACTAAGGTTTTGTAACCAAATATTGATCTAATTAAGGATTTTTGTAAGCTTATAGTTTAGCGCTTTACTTTATGTTTGTGTATATTTGCATATATGAATCACGGATCTCTAGTTTTGCCTTAAATATGGCGTACAtttgtttcttcttctttggATATCTATTTGGAAGTGACTTTGAGGCCTAAAGTGTAAATTTCTACCCAAACCTGTTATGTTTTCATCATTGAGTGAGctcatttttctcatttattGGTTGTATAGTTAAATTAAACACTTTAGGTTGTGCCAAATGTGCAGAGTTTAAAAATTGAGATTATTTTCTTTGCTGGGATTGAATGAgtgttttgtttatgttatgattatgaattttaaGGGATGATATAAATATTGTgttggtatatatatttatataatatatatctctatatattccGGGATCCTAGTTCGGTAGCCAACTCATCTAGATAATCGGGTTGTGCAGGTCATGTTGGAGTGCATATATTGACTTGAACAATCAGTTGTGTTGTGTGGCTGTCTTAATTCCGAGTTCAGGCCAATCCACGTTCACCACCCTCACCTTCATATGACATGACTTGCCATCTAAACCCAAATTTTATGTGCAATAAGTGTTACTTTAATGCAATTTGTGATTCGTTTCGCATCTGTCTattacatatttatccaaaGAAAATTTGCCTCCATCGCAGACTAATAAAGTTCGTCTAGCATTCATATCTTCTTTATGATTGTATGTCTGATAGCTTCATTAGGTTTATGAGCTATGTacctgtttttcttttttgagaTAATGAGTTATAAGTGAGTAAGTTGTTTTGTTGCAAATGTTGCAGGCAATAAAGGTTCTCAACATGATCAAGCTATATGGGAAGCCAATACGGGTGAATAAGGTATTGACTCCAataatttttgaatatgttcCCTCAGGCCCTTTGTCGTGTGTGCAAGAAATcatcttgaaatgtgttgtttgATCTTTTGCTACATTGCAGGCATCACAAGATAAGAAGAGCATGGATGTAGGAGCGAACCTTTTTGTTGGAAACTTGGATCCTGTAAGCTTCTGTTATGCCAACAGACATTAATAGATAGATTCATTATTCTTAAGAcatctttttatgtatttactttTACTCCATTTCATTTGAAAAGAACATTTTTAGATTCATAAACTTAAATCAGTTCTGATTTGCCACTATATTCTTTGCAGGATGTAGACGAGAAACTACTTTATGATACTTTCAGTGCTTTTGGAGTCATTGTTTCAAATCCCAAGGTAGTTTTCTTCTTTCACTCATATTAGCCTTTGTCGTTCTGAACTGATTGGAAGATAAGAATTATATTTCATACTTCATAGATATTTCCATGTCATCTTAAGTTGAATATCCTCTAAATAGCGTAGCGTATACGATACATCTGTAAGCGTACACTACATTATAGGTCTACTGCAGGTGGCTGTATACATTTAGCAGTATCGTCACATAATATATTGTGCCATTCACTCCAGAAATCTGTGTAACAGTGTATATATACTCTTTTACGGTGATTATTAGATTTAAGCAatagtatttgttttaaaattacTATAAATCGACTGTGTTATAAACTTATGAAACTTGGCTTATTATTGTAGCAGTGTATACTGAAGAAACTGACATCGATTTAGTTTTGATTGTATATAAAACAGCAAGTGATAAAGCACACTACCCTGAGAACACCATTATTTTATCTTCAGCTAtgttctaaatatatattatgtgttGCAGATCATGAGAGATCCCGAGACAGGGAATTCCCGTGGATTTGGATTCATCAGCTATGATTCTTTTGAGGCTTCGGATGCAGCTATAGAAGTAAGTAGATTAcccatttttagtttttccGTGTCCCCATTTAGGCATATGAAATATATTGTAAACATATTACCCCAGTCATACTTTTTTCCATTCCTCATATAGACCAGTAAGAAGTCAAATTAGGAAAGCATGAACTACTTTAACATATGCTTATTTTTAGGTTACACAACTTTagaattaacatttttcaattGAAAGCCCAGGTGAATTGGTTTCTCTAAGGTATTTCCAATTTACATAGTTACACAAAATAGTTGGGTATCTTTACTTCTTTATCTTTACTTCTTTACTActttactacattataaaaattataccatcatgttgaaaagttataaaaagaagATTTCGGAAATGACCAATTTACCCTTAATGACCCCTCCTTATTTACTACTTATATGAAATTACTTAATTGCccttaatgaactaattttacACCCTAAAGtcctaaacccttatcttctaaaagatCTCCACTACCACCTTTACATAATTTACATACATCGACCTACACAATTCAACAATGCCACCACCGTCGCCACCATCACTACCAGTCGCCGCCACCATTAGACCGCCGCATTACgggggtaccatgctagtttaaTTAAACAATgcttcatctaatataaaatgTTGATTTCGCGGATATTTAGAGATGAATACTCAGTCATAATCCCAATACGTATTCAGATGTAGGACATTATATATGCATTTGCTACCAATGGAAGTTGATACGGATCATATCCGCTTTAATCGGACATAGTTGCAGCACTTTTCCATTTTTGGATATTCCTTTACTTCCCTACTTGTTGCGTTCAAGTGTTCTGGTTTATTAAGATTCTTTTAAAAATGCAAGTTAATGATGTTGCTGCTTGTTGGCTGATACTTTTTGCAGTCAATGAATGGACAATATTTATGTAATCGCCAGATAACAGTATCATATGCTTACAAGAAAGACACTAAGGGAGAGCGTCATGGCACCCCCGCAGGTTAGTCTTCTCATTATTAATGCAATTTTTCTTGTAAAGTTCTCCTTATAAACTCTACCGAAAATCTTTTTAAGATTGAGAAGGTGAAATTTAAATTCGTAATCTTATGCCTCTGCAGAGAGGACCCTGGCAAGCAGTAATCCGAGCACACAGAAAAGTAGGCCGCACACTATGTTTGCAAGTGGACCTCCAACCATTCCTAAAGTTGGTCAACCGAATGGTGCTCCAATTCCTCCACGCCCTTTTGCAAATGGTGCAGTTGCTCCAGTCCCACCTATTTCGGCAATCCGCCCCCCACCACCCACCCATCTCTATCAGCCAATGCAAATGCAGCAGCAGATACCACCACCACAATGGCAGCAACAGCAGATGGTCCAGCCTCAGGGCATGCCACCTCAGCACCTCCAGCAGTTCAGGCCCCCTCCACCAAACATGCCACCACCGAATCCAAACATGACTCAGATGATGAACAGGCCACCTCCACCTCCAGCAGGAATGTCCGGCCAGCATGTGTGGAGGGGACCACCTCCTCCACAGATGGCTGGTGGTCATGGCCATCCTCCTATGATGCAGATGTCAATGCCACCACCTGTGCACAATGTCCCACAACCACCACCTCCATCTGGTTAAAGTTCATCATTGTTTGCAGGAGGCATTTAACTCTTAAATGCCAAGACGTCTAAATGGAAGTCCAGCATTAAAATAGTGCATCTCAAAGTCGGTCAAGAACCAGGTTCGGGATGTTATTCTGTTTCGTTATTTTATGATGAAAGGTTTAGAagcttatttgtttttaatcatCATATATGGGTGCAACTCTAGGAAGTGGCTGTTAATGTATTTTACCATAAAACGTTTGACAGTTTTAATGACTATTGCAAACACAATTATTCTGGCTCAAAATCTTATAGCTAAATGTAGCCGTCTAATTTCTTGGTTAGCAAGT includes these proteins:
- the LOC122578187 gene encoding splicing factor 3B subunit 4, giving the protein MTTRIAPGVGANLLGQHSAERNQDATAYVGNLDPQATEELLWELFVQAGPVVNVYVPKDRVTNLHQGYGFVEFRSEEDADYAIKVLNMIKLYGKPIRVNKASQDKKSMDVGANLFVGNLDPDVDEKLLYDTFSAFGVIVSNPKIMRDPETGNSRGFGFISYDSFEASDAAIESMNGQYLCNRQITVSYAYKKDTKGERHGTPAERTLASSNPSTQKSRPHTMFASGPPTIPKVGQPNGAPIPPRPFANGAVAPVPPISAIRPPPPTHLYQPMQMQQQIPPPQWQQQQMVQPQGMPPQHLQQFRPPPPNMPPPNPNMTQMMNRPPPPPAGMSGQHVWRGPPPPQMAGGHGHPPMMQMSMPPPVHNVPQPPPPSG